Proteins encoded in a region of the Pseudomonas denitrificans (nom. rej.) genome:
- the hutH gene encoding histidine ammonia-lyase: MSSSSTITFGNGPLRWQDLVEVARQGAHLQLSTAAWARIDNAHGIVERIVSRGERAYGISTGLGALCSVVLQGEQLAQLSRNTLLSHACGVGEPLKDEQTRAIIAAAIANYSHGKSGLHRRVVEALLALLNHGITPRVPAQGSVGYLTHMAHVGVALLGIGEVSYRGEVVPAFQALAAEGLEPVQLGAKDGLCLVNGTPCMTGLSCLALDEANRLAQWADVIGAMSFEALRGQIDAFDAEIIALKPHPGMQKVGANLRALLEGSEVIASSKGIRTQDALSIRSMPQIHGACRDQLEHAAKQIETELNSATDNPLVLGTPDDYRVVSQANPHGESVAMAADLLAIAVAELGGVSERRLDRLINPLVSGLPAFLVSKPGVNSGMMIVQYVAASLAGENRQLAQPAVVDNFVTSGLQEDHLSLGTSAALKLGRALDNSRRILAIEYLLAAQAFEFLKPQRFGSGTDCAWSLLREQVPAYDSDRWLAPDIARAAELLANPAALHSVGASIGRLQ; the protein is encoded by the coding sequence ATGTCGTCCTCTTCCACCATCACCTTCGGCAACGGCCCGCTGCGCTGGCAGGACCTGGTCGAGGTGGCCCGCCAGGGCGCGCACCTGCAACTGTCGACGGCCGCCTGGGCACGCATCGACAACGCCCACGGCATCGTCGAGCGCATCGTCAGCCGGGGCGAGCGGGCCTACGGCATCAGCACGGGCCTTGGCGCGCTGTGCAGCGTGGTGCTGCAGGGCGAGCAACTGGCGCAGCTGTCGCGCAACACCTTGCTCAGCCATGCATGCGGCGTGGGCGAGCCGCTCAAGGACGAACAGACCCGCGCGATCATCGCCGCCGCCATCGCCAACTACAGCCATGGCAAATCCGGCCTGCACCGTCGCGTGGTGGAAGCACTGCTGGCGCTGCTCAACCACGGCATCACCCCGCGCGTACCGGCACAGGGCTCGGTGGGCTACCTGACCCACATGGCCCATGTCGGCGTGGCGCTGCTCGGGATCGGTGAAGTGAGCTATCGCGGCGAAGTGGTGCCGGCCTTCCAGGCGCTGGCCGCCGAAGGCCTGGAGCCGGTGCAGCTGGGCGCGAAGGACGGGCTCTGCCTGGTCAACGGCACACCCTGCATGACCGGGCTGAGCTGCCTCGCCCTCGACGAGGCAAATCGCCTCGCGCAGTGGGCCGACGTGATCGGCGCCATGAGCTTCGAAGCCCTGCGCGGGCAGATCGATGCCTTCGACGCCGAGATCATCGCGCTCAAGCCGCACCCGGGCATGCAGAAGGTCGGCGCCAACCTGCGCGCGCTGCTCGAGGGCAGCGAAGTGATCGCGAGCAGCAAGGGTATCCGCACCCAGGACGCCCTGAGTATCCGCTCCATGCCGCAGATCCACGGCGCCTGCCGCGACCAGTTGGAGCATGCGGCGAAACAGATCGAGACCGAACTCAATTCCGCCACCGACAACCCGCTGGTGCTGGGCACGCCGGACGACTACCGGGTGGTGTCCCAGGCCAACCCCCACGGCGAATCCGTGGCCATGGCCGCCGACCTGCTGGCAATTGCCGTGGCCGAGCTGGGCGGGGTCTCCGAGCGTCGCCTGGACCGCCTGATCAACCCGCTGGTCAGCGGCCTGCCGGCCTTCCTGGTCAGCAAGCCGGGGGTCAACTCGGGGATGATGATCGTGCAGTACGTCGCCGCCTCGCTGGCCGGCGAGAACCGCCAGCTGGCGCAGCCGGCGGTGGTGGACAACTTCGTCACCTCCGGCCTGCAGGAAGACCACCTGAGCCTGGGCACCAGCGCCGCGCTCAAGCTCGGCCGCGCCCTGGACAACAGCCGGCGCATCCTCGCCATCGAATACCTGCTGGCCGCCCAGGCCTTCGAATTCCTCAAGCCGCAGCGTTTCGGCAGCGGCACCGACTGCGCCTGGAGCCTGTTGCGCGAGCAGGTGCCGGCCTATGACAGCGATCGCTGGCTGGCGCCGGACATCGCCCGCGCCGCCGAGCTGCTGGCCAACCCGGCGGCGCTGCACAGCGTCGGCGCGAGCATCGGGAGACTGCAATGA
- a CDS encoding quaternary amine ABC transporter ATP-binding protein: MSKIQVKNVYKIFGAKADAALAMIRQGKSKAEVLAATDCVVGVNDLSLSIEAGEIFVIMGLSGSGKSTLVRHFNRLIDPTSGQILVDGEDVLAYDSAALENFRRRKISMVFQSFGLLPHKSVLDNVAYGLKIRGESKALCQERALHWIATVGLKGYEKSYPHQLSGGMRQRVGLARALAADTDIILMDEAFSALDPLIRADMQDQLLELQKTLHKTIVFITHDLDEAVRIGNRIAILKDGQLIQVGAPADILHKPADEYVDRFVQRRVAAL, translated from the coding sequence ATGAGCAAGATCCAGGTCAAGAACGTCTACAAGATCTTCGGCGCCAAGGCCGATGCGGCGCTGGCGATGATCCGCCAGGGCAAGAGCAAGGCCGAGGTGCTCGCCGCCACCGATTGCGTGGTCGGCGTCAACGACCTCTCGCTATCCATCGAGGCCGGGGAAATCTTCGTCATCATGGGCCTGTCCGGCTCCGGCAAGTCGACCCTGGTGCGCCACTTCAACCGCCTGATCGACCCCACCAGCGGGCAGATCCTGGTGGATGGCGAGGATGTGCTCGCCTATGACTCGGCCGCGCTGGAGAACTTCCGCCGGCGCAAGATCAGCATGGTGTTCCAGAGCTTCGGTCTGCTGCCGCACAAGAGCGTGCTCGACAACGTCGCCTACGGCCTGAAGATCCGTGGCGAGAGCAAGGCGCTGTGCCAGGAGCGCGCGCTGCACTGGATCGCCACCGTGGGCCTGAAGGGCTACGAGAAGTCCTACCCGCACCAGCTTTCCGGCGGCATGCGCCAGCGCGTCGGCCTGGCCCGCGCACTGGCCGCGGACACCGACATCATCCTCATGGACGAAGCCTTCAGCGCCCTCGACCCGCTGATCCGCGCGGACATGCAGGACCAGCTGCTGGAGCTGCAGAAGACCCTGCACAAGACCATCGTCTTCATCACCCACGACCTCGATGAAGCCGTGCGCATCGGCAACCGGATCGCCATCCTCAAGGACGGCCAGCTGATCCAGGTGGGCGCGCCCGCTGACATCCTGCACAAGCCCGCCGACGAGTACGTCGACCGCTTCGTCCAGCGCCGCGTCGCCGCGCTGTAA
- a CDS encoding ABC transporter permease, with protein MFPERFTFSIADWVNGWVDALVTNYGDVFRHISDTLLWAIVNLESVLRATPWWLMLAIVAGIAWHATRRILPTVVIVGLLFLVGAVGLWDKLMQTLALMMVATIISVLIGIPLGIVAARSDRFRAVLLPMLDIMQTMPSFVYLIPVLMLFGLGKVPAIFATVIYAAPPLIRLTDLGIRQVDREVMEAITAFGANRRQQLFGVQLPLALPSIMAGINQTTMMALSMVVIASMIGARGLGEDVLVGIQTLNVGKGLEAGLAIVILAVVIDRITQAYGRSRHHEASK; from the coding sequence ATGTTTCCCGAACGCTTCACTTTCTCCATCGCCGACTGGGTCAACGGTTGGGTCGATGCCCTGGTTACCAACTACGGCGACGTGTTCCGCCACATCTCCGACACCCTGCTGTGGGCCATCGTCAACCTGGAGAGCGTGCTGCGGGCCACTCCCTGGTGGCTGATGCTGGCCATCGTCGCCGGCATCGCCTGGCACGCCACCCGGCGCATCCTGCCGACCGTGGTCATCGTCGGCCTGCTGTTCCTGGTAGGCGCCGTGGGCCTGTGGGACAAGCTGATGCAGACCCTCGCGCTGATGATGGTGGCGACCATCATCTCGGTGCTGATCGGCATCCCGCTGGGCATCGTCGCCGCCCGCAGCGACCGCTTCCGCGCGGTGCTGCTGCCGATGCTGGACATCATGCAGACCATGCCCAGCTTCGTGTACCTGATCCCGGTGCTGATGCTGTTCGGCCTGGGCAAGGTGCCGGCGATCTTCGCCACCGTGATCTACGCCGCTCCGCCGCTGATCCGCCTCACCGACCTGGGGATTCGCCAGGTCGACCGCGAGGTGATGGAAGCCATCACCGCCTTCGGCGCCAACCGCCGCCAGCAACTGTTCGGCGTGCAGCTGCCGCTGGCGCTGCCGAGCATCATGGCCGGCATCAACCAGACCACCATGATGGCCCTGTCGATGGTGGTCATCGCCTCGATGATCGGCGCCCGTGGGCTGGGCGAGGACGTGCTGGTGGGCATCCAGACGCTCAACGTCGGCAAGGGGCTCGAAGCGGGTCTGGCCATCGTCATCCTCGCCGTGGTCATCGACCGCATCACCCAGGCATACGGCCGCTCGCGCCACCATGAGGCCAGCAAATGA
- a CDS encoding ABC transporter substrate-binding protein yields the protein MNNTKKTLLGLFLSAGLLGGTLASAQAAGWCESGKPVKFAGLNWESGMLLTDLMQIILKNGYGCETDSLPGNSITMEQALANNDIQIFSEEWIGRSDAWNKAAAANKVVGVGAPIVGATEGWYVPRFVIEGDKARNIEAKAPNLKAVTDLAQYSEVFRDPEEPGKGRFYNCPAGWTCELENSEMLKKYGLEDKYTNFRPGTGPALDAAVLSSYKRKEPILFYYWSPTPLMGQADLVKLDEPGVNKDVKIQVGLSKAFHDQAPELVAVLEKVNLPIDLLNQNLAKMAKEKLSSEQLAKAFLKEHPEVWTTWVSEDAAKKVQAAL from the coding sequence ATGAACAACACCAAGAAGACGCTGCTGGGCCTGTTCCTGTCCGCCGGACTGCTGGGCGGCACCCTGGCATCGGCCCAGGCCGCCGGCTGGTGCGAGAGTGGCAAGCCGGTGAAGTTCGCCGGGCTGAACTGGGAGAGCGGCATGCTGCTCACCGACCTCATGCAGATCATCCTGAAGAACGGCTACGGCTGCGAAACCGACAGCCTGCCGGGCAACTCCATCACCATGGAGCAGGCGCTGGCGAACAACGACATCCAGATATTCAGTGAGGAATGGATCGGCCGCAGCGACGCCTGGAACAAGGCCGCCGCCGCGAACAAAGTGGTCGGCGTGGGCGCGCCCATCGTCGGCGCCACCGAGGGCTGGTACGTACCGCGCTTCGTGATCGAGGGCGACAAGGCGCGCAACATCGAAGCCAAGGCGCCGAACCTGAAGGCCGTGACCGACCTTGCGCAGTACTCCGAAGTCTTCCGCGACCCGGAAGAGCCGGGCAAGGGCCGCTTCTACAACTGCCCGGCCGGCTGGACCTGCGAGCTGGAAAACTCCGAGATGCTGAAGAAGTACGGCCTCGAGGACAAGTACACCAACTTCCGCCCCGGCACCGGCCCGGCCCTGGATGCCGCCGTGCTGTCGAGCTACAAGCGCAAGGAGCCTATCCTCTTCTACTACTGGTCGCCGACGCCGCTGATGGGCCAGGCCGACCTGGTGAAGCTGGACGAGCCGGGCGTGAACAAGGATGTGAAGATCCAGGTCGGCCTGTCCAAGGCCTTCCACGATCAGGCCCCGGAACTGGTGGCGGTGCTGGAGAAGGTCAACCTGCCCATCGACCTGCTGAACCAGAACCTGGCGAAGATGGCCAAGGAGAAACTCTCCTCCGAGCAACTGGCCAAGGCCTTCCTCAAGGAGCACCCGGAAGTGTGGACCACCTGGGTCAGCGAGGACGCTGCGAAGAAGGTCCAGGCCGCGCTCTGA